The Fusarium oxysporum Fo47 chromosome II, complete sequence genome includes a region encoding these proteins:
- a CDS encoding amino acid/polyamine transporter I: MATQYELNDMAAAKHPRSTVEDASESSDQDHMDNAQLAKLGKKSVLKRNFGGWTILGFSCAVLVTWEGTLMNFAPGLSNGGSAGLIYGYIFVWIGVLSSFACLCELVSIAPMAAGQYHWVAMLAPPRYAKYLSYITGWMNLAGWQGTSAAAGFLTATMIQGLVIFTTPSYEAHTWHGSLMIWACVLVAIIINTVVSALLPILEGMILILHLIGFFAILITLLVFRDNDNGTEVFTEWRNSGNWPTQGLSWFVGLLGCVFSFTGVDCSFHMCEEVRNPSLIVPRSIMGSITINGLLGFGMVIAMLYSATDIDAAIETPTGYPFMEIFYQATGSKGGTAGMVSLIIVMTLSATVGVIASTSRMLWAFARDNALPFSPILSRVESRTNMPVWSITITCLISCIIGLINLGSSVVYNAIISVAISGLYASYFMPAILLLYRRCDKNYQIRNIHGDGQILEWGPWHLKGMFGIINNTFACIFISIVWFFSLWPPQTPVDAKSMNYASLMTGGIGILASIYYFLRANKVYVGPKKEI, from the exons ATGGCTACTCAGTACGAACTCAACGATATGGCTGCTGCGAAACATCCCCGATCGACAGTTGAAGATGCTTCGGAGTCCAGTGATCAGGATCACATGGACAACGCGCAGTTGGCGAAGCTCGGAAAGAAATCAGTCCTCAAG AGAAACTTTGGAGGCTGGACAATTCTAGGCTTCAGCTGCGCTGTCCTCGTCACCTGGGAGGGAACCCTCATGAACTTCGCTCCCGGTCTCAGCAACGGAGGCAGCGCGGGCCTCATCTACGGTTACATCTTTGTCTGGATAGGAGTTCTCAGCTCCTTCGCCTGTCTCTGCGAACTCGTCTCGATCGCCCCGATGGCTGCTGGCCAGTACCACTGGGTCGCCATGCTTGCGCCTCCACGATACGCGAAATATCTTAGCTACATCACGGGATGGATGAACTTGGCTGGGTGGCAGGGAACGTCTGCTGCTGCGGGTTTCCTTACTGCTACTATGATTCAAGGTCTTGTTATTTTTACGACTCCGTCTTATGAGGCGCATACGTGGCATGGTAGTTTGATGATTTGGGCTTGTGTCCTGGTCGCTATCATTATTAACACTGTCGTCAGCGCTTTGCTTCCGATCTTGGAGGGAatgatcttgatcttgcaTCTTATCGGCTTCTTTGCTATTCTCATCactcttcttgtctttcgCGACAACGACAATGGCACTGAAGTCTTTACCGAATGGCGCAACTCGGGAAATTGGCCTACTCAAGGTCTTTCATGGTTCGTTGGACTGTTGGGCTGTGTATTCTCATTCACTG GTGTCGACTGCTCCTTTCAC ATGTGTGAGGAAGTCAGAAACCCTTCTTTGATCGTCCCCCGCTCCATCATGGGCAGTATCACCATCAACGGTCTTCTCGGCTTTGGCATGGTCATCGCCATGCTTTACTCCGCAACCGATATTGACGCTGCCATCGAGACACCAACTGGTTACCCCTTCATGGAGATCTTCTACCAAGCCACTGGATCAAAGGGCGGAACCGCCGGAATGGTGTCACTTATTATCGTCATGACCCTTTCTGCTACCGTTGGTGTCATTGCTTCGACATCACGTATGCTCTGGGCGTTTGCTCGTGATAATGCTCTACCTTTCTCACCTATCCTCTCAAGA GTCGAGAGCCGCACCAACATGCCTGTTTGGTCCATCACGATCACCTGTCTCATCTCCTGCATCATCggtctcatcaacctcggTTCATCAGTCGTCTACAACGCCATCATTTCAGTCGCCATCTCCGGCCTTTACGCATCATACTTCATGCCTGCGATTCTCCTTCTCTACCGTCGCTGCGATAAGAACTATCAGATCAGGAACATCCATGGCGACGGCCAAATTCTCGAATGGGGTCCTTGGCACCTCAAGGGCATGTTtggcatcatcaacaacacctTTGCCTGCATATTTATCAGCATCGTTTGGTTCTTCAGCCTGTGGCCTCCCCAAACCCCCGTCGATGCTAAGAGCATGAACTATGCCTCTCTCATGACTGGCGGCATTGGTATCCTCGCTAGTATTTACTACTTCCTTCGTGCCAACAAGGTTTACGTAGGACCTAAGAAGGAAATTTAA
- a CDS encoding Aldehyde/histidinol dehydrogenase yields MPSTSIYQSVIYPGNHEKLDKPKDTQNFIDNKLVSSKTSSWIEVHDPATNNVITRVPESTDDELQEAVKSAKAAFPGWKRTSIIKRQQIMFKLTHLIREHMDNLATSIVTEQGKTFADAKGDVLRGLQVCETACGITTQLGGEVLEVAKDMETRSYRNPLGVVAAICPFNFPAMIPLWSLPVATVTGNCIIVKPSERDPGAAMMIAELCREAGFPPGVVNVVHGSKDTVNFLLDEPEIQAISFVGSNKAGEYIYQRGSANGKRVQANLGAKNHALLSPDANKDHALDSIAGAAFGAAGQRCMALSVLVTLGDAKQWLPDLVAKAKNHIAGSGFDSKSDFGPLITPQSRDRCNALITSAEKDGAKILLDGRGYKPEGFPNGNWVGPTVISGVRPDMECYKEEIFGPVLLCMEEETLKDGIDLINSNAWGNGAVIFTNSGAKASLFQQEIDAGQVGINVPIPVPLPMFSFTGNKRSVAGTGLANFYGKDGLRFYTQWKTVTSLWRADEASTGEKLTSMPTNS; encoded by the exons atgccttcaacatcaatctACCAGTCTGTTATTTATCCCGGCAACCACGAAAAGTTGGACAAGCCTAAGGATACGCAGAATTTCATTGACAACAAACTCGTCTCTTCGAAGACGTCGTCATGGATCGAAGTTCATGATCCTGCAACAAACAATGTCATCACGCGTGTCCCTGAGAGTACTGACGATGAACTCCAAGAAGCAGTGAAATCAGCTAAGGCTGCGTTTCCGGGATGGAAGAGGACGAGCATTATTAAGCGTCAGCAAATAATGTTCAAGCTGACGCACTTGATCCGGGAGCATATGGATAATCTTGCGACAAGCATCGTCACGGAGCAAGGAAAAACTTTTGCTGATGCCAAGGGCGATGTTCTTCGTGGACTGCAAGTTTGTGAGACAGCTTGCGGAATCACTACTCAGCTCGGCGGGGAAGTCCTCGAGGTTGCCAAGGACATGGAAACACGCTCCTACCGAAACCCATTAGGTGTTGTAGCAGCCATCTGCCCCTTCAACTTTCCAGCCATGATTCCATTGTGGTCTCTTCCTGTAGCGACCGTCACCGGAAACTGCATAATTGTCAAGCCCTCGGAACGTGATCCGGGTGCGGCTATGATGATCGCAGAGCTTTGCCGAGAAGCCGGCTTTCCACCAGGTGTCGTCAACGTTGTCCATGGATCAAAGGACACCGTGAActtccttcttgacgagCCCGAGATTCAAGCTATTTCCTTCGTGGGATCCAACAAGGCTGGAGAGTATATCTACCAACGAGGATCAGCAAACGGAAAACGCGTGCAAGCAAACCTCGGAGCAAAGAACCATGCACTTCTGAGCCCAGACGCCAACAAGGATCACGCCCTTGATTCAATTGCTGGAGCTGCTTTTGGTGCCGCTGGACAGCGATGCATGGCGTTGAGTGTTTTGGTCACTCTTGGAGACGCGAAGCAATGGTTGCCAGACCTTGTCGCGAAGGCGAAGAACCATATCGCTGGCAGCGGCTTTGACTCAAAGTCGGATTTTGGACCTTTGATCACTCCTCAGAGTCGCGATCGCTGCAATGCCCTCATTACAAGCGCCGAGAAGGACGGTGCGAAGATTCTTCTTGATGGTCGAGGATACAAGCCTGAGGGTTTTCCTAATGGCAACTGG GTCGGCCCTACAGTCATCTCCGGCGTCCGTCCTGACATGGAATGCTACAAGGAAGAAATCTTCGGCCCTGTCCTCCTCTgcatggaagaagaaacccTCAAAGACGGCatcgatctcatcaactccaacgCCTGGGGTAACGGAGCAGTCATCTTCACAAACTCTGGAGCCAAGGCATCTCTCTTCCAACAAGAAATCGACGCTGGGCAAGTTGGCATTAACGTGCCGATCCCTGTTCCTCTCCCCATGTTTTCTTTCACAGGAAACAAGCGCAGTGTGGCTGGAACTGGTCTTGCCAACTTTTATGGAAAGGACGGATTGAGGTTTTATACCCAGTGGAAGACTGTTACTTCGCTTTGGAGGGCAGATGAGGCGAGCACAGGAGAGAAGTTGACGAGCATGCCTACCAACTCTTAG
- a CDS encoding kinase domain-containing protein, protein MTTQGSEAADATISSSIWDNFVDSDGECDIEDACEPIDRYEEGLYLLICIGEVIAGRYRIEHKLGHGGFSTVWMAYDMHKGKDVALKIMTADPGGEREFLRHNEIISCVPDTSGLLIYQDAFLMPGATRNPHRVLVSPLKGPNLRDYARETSTIVRRSAAKQLLLALKALHDGGIVHRDLNSANVMFGLSSFETATDITTKYRILGRRQKMELPTNQELWKKGEMVAPMTPKDSFVVQDSITLGDFGLAIRSGTEINPTFASDLWSYMRIFAELYLKWPLFGPGFFGGRFRSVVELLVRVLGPLPLSWKGSYDGDPAEQQLVLSILRRGFSYFPEERLSAGELLDDASFKALMDRYGV, encoded by the exons ATGACTACGCAAGGTTCTGAGGCGGCTGATGCCACTATCTCATCTTCCATCTGGGACAACTTCGTAGACTCAGATGGTGAGTGTGATATCGAAGATGCTTGTGAGCCAATCGACCGATATGAGGAGGGACTCTACCTTCTCATCTGCATCGGTGAAGTTATCGCGGGCAGATATCGAATTGAGCACAAGCTAGGTCATGGCGGATTCTCAACTGTCTGGATGGCCTACGACATGCACAAGGGAAAAGACGTCGCCCTCAAAATCATGACAGCCGACCCTGGGGGCGAGAGAGAGTTCCTTAGACATAATGAGATCATCAGTTGTGTACCAGATACTTCAGGTCTATTGATATACCAAGACGCATTCTTGATGCCCGGCGCCACCAGGAATCCCCATCGAGTCCTTGTTTCCCCTCTTAAGGGCCCCAATCTGAGAGATTACGCCCGGGAGACGTCTACAATTGTGCGCAGGTCAGCTGCCAAGCAACTCCTTCTTGCGCTCAAAGCGCTGCATGATGGAGGGATTGTACATCGAG ACCTCAACAGTGCCAACGTTATGTTTGGTCTTTCCTCGTTTGAGACTGCTACTGATATAACCACCAAGTATCGGATTCTTGGTCGCCGTCAGAAAATGGAACTGCCCACAAACCAAGAGTTGTGGAAAAAGGGGGAAATGGTGGCACCAATGACTCCAAAGGACAGCTTTGTTGTTCAAGATAGCATAACTCTCGGTGACTTTGGTCTGGCTATCCGGTCTGGCACTGAG ATAAATCCGACTTTTGCGTCAGATTTGTGGAGCTACATGCGCATCTTTGCTGAGCTTTACCTAAAGTGGCCTCTCTTCGGCCCTGGATTCTTCGGTGGCAGATTTCGCTCCGTGGTTGAACTTCTTGTCAGAGTGCTGGGCCCTCTGCCTCTCTCGTGGAAAGGCTCATACGACGGCGAT CCTGCTGAGCAACAGCTGGTGCTCTCTATACTACGACGGGGTTTTTCTTATTTCCCTGAGGAACGGCTAAGTGCAGGAGAACTTCTGGACGATGCCTCATTCAAGGCGCTTATGGACAGGTATGGAGTTTAG
- a CDS encoding peptidase S8/S53 domain-containing protein: MHCYSAFVALLSAQIVRALPQSQWKAVSGDEVVRAAVAFHQPKLAEAEALLMDISDPSSEKFGHYLELREVQDFFKPSEGSQRKVLRWLEDAGIDLSSVHLKKAAAVLEFSAPVKQLGKMLGAGVHIMHNDATGELRLEPTDHAVPSAIEDDVEFIALAPSQKTGKTKRSHAVKPVIDTLPPPYKLPVADDLRNCSESWTPACIRKLYGVPLGTKAAKNNSMGLFGYGDPYQPADLNQFWAKHAPFIPKGTKPKVKSINGAVAEGEPVEGEELLDIEMSYPIVYPQTVTMFQTPYSNKGGIANDFLDAVDASYCKYDGGDDPDLDPTFPVFGGFQGPAMCGKYQVTNVVSISFAIDEQTLPRRYIQRQCHEWMKLALSGVSVLVASGDRGVQGATQCTVNPYDKKKEAFNSLFPGSCPYVTAVGATQVNFTGSRTNEVAVYDPKHNFYSGGGFSNMNAQPAYQRKAVASYLAANSPHYPKGTYNISGRAIPDVALLGANVTIVQDGKTTISGGTSAATPMFAAMINRINDERLLAGKKPIGFLNQILYQHPEVFTDITEGSNPGCGTAGFKAAKGWDPVSGMGSPKFPKLRDLLVSLP; encoded by the exons ATGCACTGTTACTCGGCATTTGTCGCGCTTCTGAGCGCGCAGATCGTCAGGGCCCTTCCTCAATCGCAATGGAAAGCCGTGTCTGGAGACGAAGTGGTTCGCGCTGCTGTCGCGTTCCATCAGCCTAAgcttgctgaagctgaagctttGTTGATGGATATCTCGGATCCTAGTTCAGAGAAGTTTGGGCACTATCTTGAGCTCAGGGAAGTC CAAGACTTCTTTAAACCCAGCGAGGGTTCACAGCGAAAGGTTCTGCGCTGGCTTGAGGATGCAGGTATCGACTTATCCTCTGTGCATCTTAAGAAGGCAGCTGCTGTCTTAGAGTTCTCAGCTCCAGTCAAGCAGCTTGGGAAGATGCTCGGAGCTGGCGTTCATATTATGCACAACGATGCGACTGGTGAACTTCGCCTCGAACCTACCGACCACGCAGTTCCATCTGCAATTGAAGACGATGTTGAGTTCATTGCTTTGGCCCCATCTCAGAAGACTGGCAAGACCAAGCGCAGCCATGCAGTTAAACCCGTCATCGATACCCTGCCACCGCCATACAAGCTCCCAGTAGCAGATGATCTGCGCAACTGTAGCGAAAGCTGGACTCCAGCTTGTATCCGAA AGCTCTACGGCGTTCCTCTTGGAACCAAGGCAGCAAAGAATAACTCCATGGGTCTATTTGGATATGGTGACCCGTATCAGCCAGCTGATCTCAACCAATTCTGGGCAAAACACGCTCCTTTCATCCCCAAGGGAACAAAACCCAAAGTCAAGAGCATCAATGGTGCTGTGGCAGAAGGTGAGCCCGTTGAAGGCGAAGAGTTACTCGACATCGAAATGTCGTATCCAATCGTTTACCCCCAGACCGTTACCATGTTCCAGACCCCCTATAGCAACAAAGGAGGTATTGCAAATGACTTTCTCGACGCTGTTGACGCAAGCTACTGCAAGTATGATGGAGGTGATGATCCTGATCTTGATCCTACATTCCCTGTCTTTGGTGGCTTCCAAGGCCCTGCTATGTGCGGCAAGTACCAGGTTACAAACGTCGTTTCAATCTCTTTCGCGATTGATGAGCAAACTCTACCTCGTCGTTACATCCAGCGCCAGTGTCACGAGTGGATGAAGTTGGCTCTCAGTGGTGTCAGTGTTCTTGTGGCTTCTGGAGATCGTGGTGTCCAAGGCGCTACGCAGTGTACCGTGAACCCTTAcgataagaagaaggaagcttTCAACTCTCTTTTCCCTGGATCTTGTCCATATGTTACAGCAGTTGGAGCGACACAGGTCAACTTTACGGGCAGCAGAACCAACGAAGTTGCTGTTTATGATCCCAAGCACAACTTTTACTCGGGAG GCGGTTTCAGTAATATGAATGCACAGCCAGCTTACCAGCGCAAAGCTGTCGCTAGCTATCTCGCCGCTAACAGCCCTCACTACCCCAAGGGAACATACAACATTTCGGGACGCGCTATTCCTGATGTCGCGCTTCTGGGAGCAAATGTCACCATCGTCCAGGATGGCAAGACCACTATCAGTGGAGGAACCAGCGCTGCTACTCCCATGTTTGCTGCTATGATTAACAGAATCAATGATGAGCGATTGCTGGCGGGAAAGAAGCCAATTGGCTTCTTGAACCAGATTCTGTATCAGCATCCTGAAGTTTTCACTGAT ATCACTGAAGGTTCTAATCCTGGTTGCGGCACGGCAGGGTTCAAGGCGGCCAAGGGATGGGATCCGGTATCGGGAATGGGTTCACCCAAGTTTCCCAAGCTTCGAGACTTGCTAGTCAGCCTCCCATGA
- a CDS encoding GDSL lipase/esterase: protein MKLLGLVSLASTLHTIAAAPSLDKHSQKFDFSKINKIVSFGDSWTDTRFNTSGAQPSVSNPFGNTGKTSSNGRMWPMYLTTQYNQSSVLLYNMAVGGAVTDVNIVKTGPSDVVTQVNRFDAYLQQQQPSFFPPKRTLYTVFIGINDIYRTINDADQDETVIKIMERLSDLTTVLHGHGARQFLFISTPPQSLFPNNVPKPIAPTLKAASENWNKQLHKLLKQLDRKLPHSTFFLFDIVPLITAVTEDPTQFPETAVYKSTGFCADYKSGTITPDFKSENCEYNALEYMYIDGAHPTQGFHQILAKKIAEQLAAGQTITRP from the exons ATGAAGCTTCTCGGTTTGGTCTCCCTTGCGAGTACGCTGCATACTATCGCGGCAGCGCCCTCATTGGATAAACATTCTCAGAAGTTTGACTTTTCTAAGATTAACAAAATTGTGTCTTT CGGTGATTCATGGACGGACACTCGATTCAATACCTCTGGAGCTCAGCCTTCAGTCTCCAACCCATTCGGAAATACCGGCAAAACAAGCTCCAATGGCAGAATGTGGCCAATGTACTTGACTACACAGTATAATCAGTCATCCGTATTGCTATATAATATggctgttggtggtgctgtTACTGATGTCAATATTGTCAAGACTGGGCCAAGTGACGTAGTCACCCAGGTCAATAGATTTGACGCATATttacaacaacaacagccaagcttctttccaccaaAGCGTACGCTGTATACAGTATTTATCGGCATCAACGATATATACCGCACCATCAATGACGCTGACCAGGATGAGACGGTCATCAAGATAATGGAGCGCCTAAGTGACCTTACAACTGTCCTCCACGGCCACGGTGCTCGCCAGTTTCTGTTCATCTCGACACCGCCGCAGTCTCTTTTCCCGAATAACGTCCCAAAGCCCATTGCACCAACTCTCAAGGCAGCATCTGAAAATTGGAACAAGCAGCTTCACAAACTCTTGAAACAGCTCGACCGCAAGTTGCCTCACAGCAcctttttcttgtttgaCATTGTCCCATTGATCACTGCTGTCACGGAAGATCCGACTCAATTTCCCGAGACCGCGGTGTACAAGAGTACAGGATTTTGTGCAGATTACAAGAG tGGTACGATTACGCCAGATTTCAAGTCTGAAAATTGTGAATACAATGCGTTGGAGTACATGTATATCGACGGCGCTCATCCAACACAAGGATTTCACCAAATCTTGGCTAAGAAGATCGCCGAACAGTTGGCTGCTGGTCAAACCATTACCCGGCCTTGA
- a CDS encoding uncharacterized protein (bacterial protein of unknown function-domain containing protein): MDAALLPINEQIARFRQAIECNKTLMTVLSRAAEMKLPNWYLAAGALTQTVWNVVTDRDPELGIDDYDLIYFDDADLSWEAEDAVIQAGKKIFADIPTEVEIRNQARVHLWYEKKFGKPCPQHRSSEASMTTWGTNTALIGVRLREDGEWDIFAPWGFSDMFRLTVRPNQMIMTEETYHKKVQRWIKLWPELTIMPWK; the protein is encoded by the coding sequence ATGGACGCCGCTCTCCTTCCAATCAATGAGCAAATCGCTCGATTTCGTCAAGCAATAGAATGCAACAAGACACTCATGACCGTCCTGTCGCGTGCCGCTGAAATGAAACTCCCCAATTGGTACCTCGCCGCTGGTGCACTCACGCAAACCGTCTGGAACGTCGTCACAGACCGCGACCCAGAACTAGGCATTGACGACTACGACCTAATCTATTTTGACGACGCGGATTTATCATGggaggctgaagatgctgttATTCAGGCCGGCAAGAAGATCTTTGCGGATATTCCTACTGAAGTTGAGATCCGCAATCAAGCACGCGTGCATCTCTGGTACGAGAAGAAGTTTGGCAAACCGTGCCCTCAACATCGCTCTAGTGAGGCATCTATGACTACTTGGGGGACCAACACTGCGCTTATCGGCGTTCGACTGAGAGAGGATGGAGAATGGGATATCTTTGCGCCATGGGGATTTTCGGATATGTTCAGACTCACGGTGCGCCCGAATCAGATGATCATGACAGAAGAGACATACCACAAGAAAGTACAGCGTTGGATAAAGTTATGGCCCGAACTGACGATCATGCCTTGGAAATAA